The Gossypium hirsutum isolate 1008001.06 chromosome A03, Gossypium_hirsutum_v2.1, whole genome shotgun sequence genome contains the following window.
AAACTTCATTGTCCTTTATACCAATTCTTTATAAATACATTTTGACATAATGTCTAATTTAGCCCttaatgtttatatcttttgtcaattttaacCCTCAACTTTTTTAATAAAAGCTATATTTGACTATCAACctttcaaaaagagttgaattgttatttttcttaacaaaaacaccgattaaaacattaattttttaaacatgacaACTTGCATAATAATCAATATGTactaaatatcatttttatttgaatttcatttttttaaataattttttataattttaaaattatttgttagaGTGACATAGAAGATAATTAGTGTCGTGTCAACATTAAGTACAAATAAATTTTCATGttaacatcattaaaaaattaatgatttaatCAATATATCTATATAAAAAAAAGGGCAACATGACTTCTTTTTTAGGCGTAAggctaaatttaattaaaaaataagggttaaattgataaaaatataaacaataagagttaaatttaatattatgccttttattttttactcATATCGTAACCGTGTATAATTCCGTTTGTGTTTTGTAGTGATTAGTTACAAATAATTATGGAATATATTGATTGtagttgtaatttaaaaaaatttaattcaactgattttaattactaatttagtatttttagtCTAATTCATgaagaatatttatttttaatttaaattttattaattaccttttaacaacaaaataaatttaaaaaaaaaaacggaAAATATCAAAATAGTTATAAAAGTTTCCAAAAAGAAAGAACATATAAAAACGGCATAACGCCAAACATTTAAACGGCCATAAATACGCAAGCTTTGAATTTGAAATTTCGTTAAACGCTACGCTCCAAAAAATATCACCGCCGCGCCATGGCGGCGACTGCATCATCTCCGTGGGGGAAACCCGGCGCATGGTCTGTTGACGCCGAAGAAAATGAAGCGGAAGTCGAGCGACAACAAAGCGGCGCCGGTTCCTCAACCCAAAAGCTCGGGGATTTCCCTTCCTTAGCCACCGCTGTCACCACCACCAAGGCGAATAAAAAGAAGGGTCAAACCCTATCTCTCTCCGAGTTTGCTTCTAAGCCCAGTGAGCCAGCCCGACTCACTCGCGAGGATCTCCTCGCACTCCCCACTGGCCCTCGACAACGTTCCGCTGAGGAACTCGATCGCAACCGATTAGGTGGTGGTTTTAAATCTTATGGTTCGAATAGGTATGGTTCGGATGGCGATGATTCTTCGAGTAATAGTAGATGGGGATTGAATAAAGATAGAGAAACTGCTCCCTCACGCGCCGATGAGATTGACGATTGGGCTTCGGCTAAGAAATCGACTTCCGCCGCAAACGGATTTGGGGGTGGATTTGAGAGAAGAGGGAGAGGAGGCGGCGGTGGTGGGTTTTCCAATTCGCAATCGAAAGCCGATGAAGTAGATAGCTGGGCAGCTAATAAGAACTATAAAAGCGCCGCAGAGGCACCGCCTCGGAGATTTGGTGGGGGTTTCGAAAGAAGCAGTTTCGGTTCGACTCAAGCGAGAGATTCGCCGAGGGATTTGGATAATTGGGGAAAGAAAAATGATGAGAGTGTCAGTTCTGCTGGTAGCGGTGGGGTTAGACCAAAGCTTGTGCTTCAGCCACGTAAAGCTCCTCAAACTGAAAAGGGTAAGAAAGATGCGACTCCGGCGGATAAGCCCAAGGGGGCAAATCCTTTTGGTGAGGCGAGGCCGCGAGAGGAGGTTttgaaggaaaaagggaaagattGGAAGGAGATTGATGAGAAGATGGAAGCTGCTAAGATTAAAGAGACATCAGCAGTTGCTGAGAAAGGAGGAAAGGGAAGTTTCGGGAACGAGCGTGTGCCGATGGAAAGAAGCTGGAGGAAGAATGAGTCTGTTGAGGCTGCTAATCAACCCTAACGGTTTGTTCGATTAGCTGAAATTTGGTTGCTCGGTTAATTCGAGAATATTGCTATATTCATTGTTTGTTTAAGATTATCATAGAATGTGTAGGAGCATGTTTTGTTCGATGAGCTGAAATTTGTTTGCTTGGTAAATTCGAGAATATCATTATATGTATTGTTTGTTTAAGATGATGATACATTGTGTAGGAGCATGCTTTCTTCAGTATGAATCTCGTTGGTTTGTATATGAACTGTTTATATGCTGCTTCTGAGTCTGCTGAGGCTGCTAATCAACCCCAAAGGCTTGTTCGGTTAGCTGAAATTCAATTGCTCGGTTAATTTGAGAATATCACtatatttattgtttgtttaaGACGATGATACATTGTGTAGGAGCATGCTTTCTTCAGTATGAATCTCGTTGGTTTGTATATGAGCTGTTTATATGCTGCTTCCGAGTCTGTTGAGGCTGCTAATCAACCCCAAAGGCTTGTTCCATTAGCTGAAATTTGATTGCTCGGTTAATTCAAGAATATCACTATATTTATTGTTTGTCTAAGATGATGATACATAGTGTAGGAGCATACTTTCTTCAGTATGAATCTCATTGGTTTGTATATGAACTTTCTATATGCTGCTGCTGAGTCTGTTGAGGCTGCTAATCAACCCTAAAGGTTTGTTCAATTAGCTGAAATTTGATTGCTCAATTAATTCAAGAACATTGCTATATGTATTGTTTGTTTTAGATGATAATACATTTTTTAGTAGTATGTTTTCTTCATTTAGCTGAAATTAGATTGCTCGGTTAATTCGAGAATTCTGGCatatttattgtttgtttaaaGTGATGATACACTGTGTAGGAGCACGCTTTCTTCAGAATGAATCTTCTTGGTTTATATATGAACTGTTTATATGCTGCTTCTAGGTACTGCTTAATACATTGCAGTTGCTATCGTAGGCTCTTTCATGCTCTTCTGTCATTTAAAACTTCATTTTGATTTTATGAACTGGATTAAAAGTAGCATAATTGTATTTTTACTGTCTGTCATAGTTGCTTTGTGCTGTTTTTGTATGAATTCTGGGAAATGAAATTAGCCTTAATAGATAAACGGAGAATGATAACCATGCATCTTTGGCATCTCAACTGTCTCTTTTGTATTTGGTCTGAACCCATCGTGTCCCGTAGCTACATTGGACCCGGCTAAATCCAAAGTTGAGCCAGGTCGAATCTCTAAACAAGGTCAAAGCTCCCCAATGCTACTTTCTCTGCCCACAAGACTCTAACCCAAGCCTCGGGACATCAAGCTCCTTTATTATTTGACCTAAGGCGTCGGTCTAACTTGTCCCTTTTCTTGTTATATGAGTATTCACATTTATACTTTCCAAAGAAAAGAAACGAGTATTCACATTTATGTTTAAGATGGACAATTGAAAATCCCCCAAAAAAACCAACAAACGGTTGGAAGAAGTGGCAGTGAATTTCTTCCCCAGATACTTGGACTGAGTTCGAAATCTTGAGTCATCATTATTGGGAGGGATTTACCTAAATACCACTCCTGGCTCAAATAGGATTAGGCTCAGACCGATAAATGGATGAGGACAGTTATGGCTATACCAAAAAGAAATGCACACATTTTGTCTTGTCCAAACCAAATTCCCTGCCTATTATATCCCTCTTTTGGTTCATTCTTATGGAAAAACTGTGTTGCTCAAAGTGTGTTTCAGAACAACTTTGGACATTGCAGACTCTGATCCTTTTTTCTTCTCGAATCCAGGGCCAGGGAAACGATAAACGGCCGTGTTCCTGACAATTGAAGGTAAGGACAGAAAAAGGCTTGTTTAGATTTAAACTCAAGACTTGACATCAATAAAGATGTAAATAATGCAAGTTATTTGTCACTATGCTACTCCATCAGTGGTTAGTTGATTTAATTGTTCGAGTTGTTGATCgaataaatctttttttttttttatgtccGTATCAACagatatgtaaataatgcaaagtTATTTGTCATTATACTACTACATCAATAGTTGACATAATTGTTCGAATTGTTAGTACATTTCTATTCTGTATGTGTTCATGCTAACCAATGTAGTTGGTTTCACATTGAGTCCGGTCGGTGTGCACCGTTTCAGTAATAAACCAATGCAACTAACTTCCTATTCCATATCGGCTAACGTTCTTGTCTGAACCAATCTCATTGGCCTGTTCCACCCAATTCTTGTCGCACCAGCTGGAACATTGTGTACCAACTTTCTTTCTGTTGCTCTAGTTATTTAGTTGTTAAATGTTAGTCTAAATTTAATGTGAGAACATGTTTAAAATatgaggattaaattgtaaacaaatacGTACTTTGTCATATAAACAACTTGAATCTACagtattaataaaagaaaaaacatattaaaagtgCCTATGGGTCGGGTTGGCTAAATTGTGCATACGtgccatttttttttgttaattggcTAAATAGGCCCTTTTTTTAAAGATTTAGGGAAATAGGCCAATTTAGTAGAGAGATTATGGAAGCGCGCCTAGTTGGAAaaggtttttgaaaatttcaaagaaaacgCGTCTAGCTTTCCTGCCAACTGTGTAGAAAGCTTGCTCAGTTGGTCTAGTTTTTCTACCAACTGTGCAAAAAGCCACCTAGTTAGACATGCTTTTCATACTCTTTTCAAGATCGGTCTATTTTCCTAAGTTTTGAAAAGGAAACGGCCTATTTAaccaattaaagaaaaataacagCATATATGGCTAATTTAGCCGGTCAAATTAGGGTCATATCTATATGTGATATCAGTATGCTTTATATTTGTTTAAACTCAGCCTGATTTGAAATATGAGTTTAAATTTTTGTCAAGTTCACtcatatttgtaaataattaatccAAGCCCGTTTTAGCTCCATCTATATTATTTCTGAATAGtaatagatattatttttaatttaatatttaaccttttaaattatttttttattaaaattttaaatttggacaatttaacataattttttaatgttcaaGTATGttgtaaatataaattaaaattatattacaaaaatataaaaccaACTGGGTCAAATAAAACTTAAGCTTTCAACGTTAAAGTCCAAACTTGGTCATATTTTAAAcaggcttaatttttttttgttcaaactcattttttaatactcatatttttatttaaactcttTTATATTTCGTACAGATAATTCGACTATAAACAAGTTTATattatatcattcaaatttaaatcCACTACTTTTTTTCCttaagattaaaatatattaactaacTAACCACTAAAAAGCAGCCATGAATATcgtttttcaatttcaaaatctaaaccCTTTTTTTAATACCTAACTGTACACATGCATTTTGATGGTAGCTCGCCTGTAATCACGACAACATAATTTGATCCTGTTGAATCTTTGAAAGGAGGACAGATTTTATATACCACTATTTCGTTTTAGGTAATTACAGTGAGTCTTAATTAAATTCGAGATTAAATTAAGTCAGACTCATAAATGAGAGGCGAAAGTCTCTTAACGTCATTTTTTTTAATGCAAAAGAACGAACTTCAAACCCTACGTAAAGAACATCAAACTctttaccacttgaaccaacaTATACTTAGGGGTGTAATCAAGCAGAATCGAGCTCGAATATTATCAAGCTTGAGCTCGACTCAAAGCTCAACTCGAACTTGATTGAATATCTATTTTTAAGCTCTCAAATTGTTTGAGTTAAGTAATACTAAACTCGAATTCAACAAAAACTTGACTcgataattatcaaattaaatttaaaatttttccaaatcTTGGAATACCATATGAACACTAATGTCTGATTTTTGTACCACTAATTTAGATTATTGCAACAAAGTAAATTAGGTAACtaatttattcttcaaagtctCCCCAAATCTATGCACTATCAACCATACTATTTGAAAATATAGGCTCTAGTTTTGTGCCATTTTGGTTCCATTCATATTAAGGCATGGATGTGGATATAATTAACAAAGAATTAGGTCACATACTCACATACATTATATTGACttatatattcatttaaaaaaaaaaaactttacccCAACTACTCAGATCCCCTTTCTTCATTTGGTTGAACTAACTTAttcctaaaaattaatttttaaattttaaattttaatattatatcaattaagtcatttggtcattttgttaatttaattattattttatgtgttaaataCCCATCGACAAACTTTGTGATACaatgaaagttaaaaaaaaaattgggggagctggaaattttatattaaaattatttaaattgaattttttaaaaattttaaatgaggcaaaaattataaatttttcattaaaaaaaaaactaaaagggaTTAGATTGAATTATTTACATTTGGGAGGCACTAAAATTTGAATTGTATCATTCAACCAAGTCCTCTTATTATCCCTGCTACACCTCTATGGAAAATATTTCTatcaaattgtaaatatgtgtATTTACTACGTAAACAATTTAGATCAACAAAATTTTGGAGTGAGGATGTAATGCTCCACATTAGACTTGACCGAGGATTTAATGCCCGAGCTAATGGTTAAGTTACAGATATTCTTTAGTAAAATGCTTACTTCTATTTCATAATATTTCTTCAACCATTAAATCGAAGGGAAAATGCACTTAATTTTGTTTAAACCCTAGTTTTTCTTATTGTTATAATAACAGTCTAAACTAAGGCTCAATTGAGTAAGTTAAAAGACATTTTTgacaacataattaaaatatttttaaagtttggcCCATGAtgactaatttaaaatttgagttaaaattaactcaaaagaaaaataatggtAAACtacatttaatattattaaactattagtaaatttatattttgattactcgatttaaaaaatgtacaaaatagtcattgaacATTTTCATTGAAGTCATAGGGATACTAAAATCGTTGATGTATAGCTTTATCTATTCGCACGGCCTGAACTAATCGAAagcttttttttccttcttttctattgtttagttttattttcatatagTTTTGATCATCATGAATTTACAAACTAAAATCCAAACAAATTTCTTCTTTAATCTCCAATATTGATTAttagatcaacttggatctaataTATGTTTTTCTACTTGTCAATGGAAACTGATTTTCCATACTAATTGTCGAATTGTCACTTGAAGTTTACCActcgaaattttttaaaaaaaaaacttgatttaaataaaaactttcaaatagttcaatgacttaaatgaaagctttcaaatagttcagtgaccatattgtaactttttgaagttgagagattaaaacgtaaacttattaatagtttactcACCTCAAATAGAATTTACCCGATATAAAAAAGGAGTTCTCTCTTTTCTTCTCATGGCTATGCTCCCCTTTGAATCCTTTCACTTTTGTCCTATAAAACCCACATTTGTTTACAGTAAACATCCATCAAAAAcctcctccttcttcttcttcaatcaaGCCACCATTTTTGCTACAAATTAGCTAAAAAAAAACAGTCTCAAAAATGGTGAAGCTGAGCTACATTCTACTGCTCATCATCTCCCTCATTGTTACATCTCCACCATTAACAGAAAGCTTCCATATCAATAACTGGGCAATATCAAAGCTCGAAACCAAACAAGAAACAGTAACCAATCTCCAGTTCTACTTCCACGATACGATCAGCGGTAAAGACCCAACCGCCATTAGAGTAGCTCAAGCCGCCGACACCGAGAAATCACCGACCCTATTCGGAGCTTTGTTAATGGCGGATGACCCACTGACCGAAACGCCGGACCCGAAATCCAAGTTGATAGGACGGGCACAAGGGATTTATGGGTCGGCCGGGAAGGAAGAGCTGGCTTTATTGATGGTTATGAGCTTTTGTTTCACTGATGGGATGTATAATGGTAGCTCAATAAGTATTATCGGTAAGAACTCGGCTTTGAGTCCGGTTCGGGAAATGCCTATCGTCGGTGGAACCGGCGTTTTCCGGCTGGCACGTGGGTATGCGGTGGCGAAAACTCATTGGTATAATGAGGTCGGTGATGCTATAGTTGCTTATAATGTTACCATCGTTCATTAGGTAAAATTGACATAGAGATCCCTGTACTAATAGTCTAATTCTATTTTGAGTCTTctactaaaaaattattaatctttatatgttagatcaaaaaaTAAACTAGTctttttattaaagatttttatctatttttattattaaaatctagTCTCTGTATATTAGTATAAGATATACGTGCCACGTCATATATCATTGTCGGGTTCTAAAAGGCAcgacaatttttaataatacaaaaaaataaaatttttaacaaaaatattaatttgttcTTTGATATAACATTCAGTGAATAAtttgtcattttatttaatagtaGGGGCAACATACAATTTGACTTATAGTATAAGGGCTCGATTATATCACGTGGATTAACATTAATTACTGGGTCTTTTTAATGATGGATTTGCTTATTTTACTTAATAAGATATTATATTAGTGTAATTTATATACTCTATTATGCACTTGTTATGGCTACCGTCTAATTACggttttagtccttttattatattgaaatttaaaatttgatctctttaatttgacataatttgatctcCGTCTTTTATAATGttagtttaattttgaatttcatcttTTACTTTACATAAATTGAGAAGCCAATCTCTATTTAATTTATCTCGCATTTTAGGAAAATTGGGCAAACATAAGAATTtgaatgattgatttttttttgcatatatataaattgttgaatttacgTATTAATTGCTGATTATTAGGTTAGCTttttaataaaaagttttaaTCGTGTTTATCAAATTACATTAACTTCTCGATTTTTATAAAGCATGAGGACTAATTTCTGTTAAATTAAGATAAAGGGATTGATTTCTCAATTTTCATAAAGCATGCAGATTACATAATTAAttagataataaaattaataatatgttCAAATTTATAGCACCGTTAATTATTACAATTCAAGTGATAACAtgagttttgttttgttttaaacaaCCTTAAGTATTCGATTAACGTGTAAATTTATTAGTGATTAAACGTAATTGATTGG
Protein-coding sequences here:
- the LOC107927865 gene encoding dirigent protein 23, translated to MVKLSYILLLIISLIVTSPPLTESFHINNWAISKLETKQETVTNLQFYFHDTISGKDPTAIRVAQAADTEKSPTLFGALLMADDPLTETPDPKSKLIGRAQGIYGSAGKEELALLMVMSFCFTDGMYNGSSISIIGKNSALSPVREMPIVGGTGVFRLARGYAVAKTHWYNEVGDAIVAYNVTIVH
- the LOC107927980 gene encoding eukaryotic translation initiation factor 4B3, which encodes MAATASSPWGKPGAWSVDAEENEAEVERQQSGAGSSTQKLGDFPSLATAVTTTKANKKKGQTLSLSEFASKPSEPARLTREDLLALPTGPRQRSAEELDRNRLGGGFKSYGSNRYGSDGDDSSSNSRWGLNKDRETAPSRADEIDDWASAKKSTSAANGFGGGFERRGRGGGGGGFSNSQSKADEVDSWAANKNYKSAAEAPPRRFGGGFERSSFGSTQARDSPRDLDNWGKKNDESVSSAGSGGVRPKLVLQPRKAPQTEKGKKDATPADKPKGANPFGEARPREEVLKEKGKDWKEIDEKMEAAKIKETSAVAEKGGKGSFGNERVPMERSWRKNESVEAANQP